The following coding sequences are from one Triticum aestivum cultivar Chinese Spring chromosome 5A, IWGSC CS RefSeq v2.1, whole genome shotgun sequence window:
- the LOC123107611 gene encoding uncharacterized protein codes for MALAKLDPAAIATATATAITAIGDDLLREIFLRLPSLPSLVRAALACRTFLRAVRTSPDFRRRFLAVHPPQILGFFDHPLRRRGIPAFVPFRSSSDPDLAAAVSGADFLLTRLPEDSGDPGWEMNSTCCSYLVLHNKKTKQLAAYNPLTRALDIFPCPAQEANCHPRYLACHITVSEEDPRSFRLVCVRCRRRRRRTLARFSVFSSDSREWQSFPWVDTSTPRLSSSSSSSSSSTNDTLTNGCVYWKHKNQAYVVVLNTATLQMSRMDLPPNMEDDCTDFRLGQTKDGHLCMAYIDHPDANMEVLSVCCWSADSDGVSRLMTHKVFPKSTFIDAAMCSTGDAVMMEVSAVIDGFVFLSINYARWNDCLVSFCLETENVNKLIGHTYYCHMHPYIMAWPPSLVGNKEDLEIKVTGDNVADDGPVGTEGTPSVLAMTLQSYKEALINGDGAKVSEIEAFLLSIEDEKKSLVAELTTARDCISRISAGTDGYRGGAEREG; via the exons atggCGCTGGCGAAGCTTGATCCAGCGGccatcgccaccgccaccgccaccgcaatCACTGCTATCGGCGACGACCTCCTCCGCGAGATCTTCCTCCGCCTCCCCTCCCTCCCGAGCCTCGTCCGCGCCGCCCTCGCCTGCCGCACCTTCCTCCGCGCCGTCCGAACCTCCCCCGACTTCCGCCGCCGCTTCCTGGCTGTCCACCCGCCCCAGATCCTTGGATTCTTCGACCACCCTCTCCGACGAAGGGGCATCCCTGCCTTCGTCCCCTTCCGAAGCTCCTCTGacccggacctcgccgccgccgtcagcGGCGCCGATTTCCTCCTCACCCGCCTACCGGAAGACAGCGGCGACCCCGGGTGGGAGATGAATTCAACCTGCTGCAGCTACCTCGTCCTCCACAACAAGAAAACCAAGCAGCTGGCCGCCTACAACCCCCTCACGCGGGCGCTGGATATCTTCCCCTGCCCGGCCCAGGAGGCCAACTGCCATCCCCGGTACCTTGCGTGCCACATCACCGTCTCCGAGGAGGACCCGAGGTCGTTCCGTCTGGTTTGCGTGCGTTGCCGCAGGCGCCGTCGCCGGACGCTTGCTCGATTCTCCGTCTTCTCATCGGACAGCAGGGAGTGGCAGAGTTTCCCTTGGGTGGACACGTCCACGCCgcggctctcttcttcttcttcttcttcctcgtcttccacTAATGACACGCTGACGAATGGATGCGTCTACTGGAAACATAAGAATCAAGCGTATGTGGTCGTGCTCAACACCGCGACGTTGCAAATGTCTCGGATGGATTTGCCGCCAAACATGGAAGATGACTGCACAGATTTTCGGCTTGGTCAGACCAAGGATGGGCATCTCTGTATGGCATACATAGATCACCCTGATGCAAACATGGAAGTGCTTTCTGTTTGTTGTTGGAGCGCCGATAGTGATGGTGTTAGCAGGTTGATGACGCACAAGGTTTTCCCAAAGAGTACATTTATTGATGCCGCTATGTGTTCGACAGGGGATGCTGTCATGATGGAGGTCTCGGCGGTCATCGATGGATTTGTGTTCCTGTCTATTAATTATGCTAGGTGGAATGACTGCCTCGTATCCTTCTGCCTGGAAACAGAGAATGTAAACAAGCTCATCGGTCATACGTACTACTGCCATATGCATCCTTACATCATGGCATGGCCTCCTTCTTTGGTAGGCAACAAG GAGGATTTAGAAATCAAAGTTACTGGAGATAATGTGGCGGATGATGGTCCTGTGGGCACAGAAGGGACTCCCTCTGTTCTTGCGATGACGTTGCAATCATATAAAGAAGCTTTGATTAATGGCGATGGGGCAAAAGTTTCAGAGATAGAGGCATTTCTACTTTCCATCGAGGATGAGAAGAAGTCTCTGGTTGCAGAATTGACTACTGCGAGAGATTGTATCTCGAGGATAAGTGCCGGCACCGATGGGTACAGGGGAGGGGCAGAAAGAGAGGGGTGA